A section of the Salmo trutta chromosome 4, fSalTru1.1, whole genome shotgun sequence genome encodes:
- the LOC115191963 gene encoding ribosomal protein S6 kinase beta-2 isoform X1 — protein sequence MPRETNIRTATRTRARMAGVFDIDLESEDLSDAEDDVCDFTLAETDPVQTEEIELTSAIVNRDSERIGPDSFELLSVLGKGGYGKVFQVRKVQGAQTGKIFAMKVLKKAKIVCNAKDTAHTRAEREILETVRHPFIVDLLYAFQTGGKLYLILECLSGGELFMQLEKEGIFMEDTACFYLGEIVLALGHLHSNGIIYRDLKPENIMLNHQGHIKLTDFGLCKESIHDGAVTHTFCGTIEYMAPEILTRTGHNRAVDWWSLGALMYDMMTGSPPFTAENRKKTIDKILKCKLHLPPYLTLDARDMIKKLLKKSPLQRLGSSAADCKDIQKHPFFRHINWDDLLNKRCEPPYKPCLQSDEDVSQFDTRFTKQTPVDSPDDSTISHQHEHAFAGFTYVAPSVLESLKEGFSFEPRTRPVRRHNSSPRTPISPLKFSLPGSFAKSTGGGESESDLLSQTSFHLPPTAPPTDNGATQPIRTPGRNKKQKGNRR from the exons GATGGCTGGTGTTTTCGATATTGACCTGGAGTCAGAAGACCTTAGCGATGCCGAG GATGACGTTTGTGACTTCACCTTAGCAGAGACAGACCC TGTTCAGACAGAAGAGATAGAGCTGACCAGTGCCATTGTcaacagagacagtgagaggatCGGACCAGACAGCTTTGAGCTGCTAAGTGTGCTGGGCAAGGGGGGCTatggcaag GTTTTCCAGGTACGGAAAGTGCAGGGTGCACAGACAGGGAAGATATTCGCCATGAAGGTTCTAAAGAAG GCGAAGATCGTGTGTAACGCCAAGGACACAGCCCACACGCGTGCAGAGCGGGAGATTCTGGAGACGGTGCGGCACCCCTTCATCGTGGACCTGCTGTACGCCTTCCAGACTGGGGGTAAACTCTACCTCATCCTGGAATGTCTCAGTG GTGGAGAACTGTTCATGCAGCTGGAGAAAGAAGGAATCTTCATGGAGGACACAGCCTG TTTTTATCTGGGAGAGATTGTGCTTGCTTTGGGACACCTCCACTCAAATGGAATCATCTACCGAGACCTCAAACCAGAGAATATCATGCTGAACCACcaag GACACATCAAGCTGACTGACTTTGGCCTGTGTAAGGAGTCTATTCACGATGGAGCGGTCACGCACACCTTCTGTGGGACCATAGAGTACAT ggCTCCAGAGATTCTGACGCGTACAGGACACAACCGGGCGGTGGACTGGTGGAGTCTTGGAGCCCTGATGTATGACATGATGACGGGCtcg CCTCCGTTCACTGCTGAGAACAGGAAGAAGACCATTGATAAGATCTTGAAGTGTAAACTCCACCTACCGCCCTACCTCACACTGGACGCCCGAGATATGATCAAAAAG cTGCTGAAGAAGAGTCCTCTTCAGCGGCTAGGCTCTAGTGCGGCAGACTGTAAAGACATACAG AAGCATCCCTTCTTCAGACACATCAACTGGGACGACCTGCTAAATAAGAGGTGTGAGCCGCCCTACAAGCCATGCCTG CAGTCGGATGAGGACGTGAGTCAGTTTGACACGAGGTTCACCAAGCAGACTCCGGTGGACAGTCCCGACGACTCCACAATCAGCCACCAGCACGAACACGCCTTCGCT GGTTTTACCTATGTGGCTCCCTCTGTGTTGGAGAGTCTGAAGGAGGGCTTCTCCTTTGAGCCACGGACACGTCCTGTACGCAGACACAACAGCAGTCCACGCACCCCCatcag tcctctCAAGTTCTCTCTCCCCGGGTCATTTGCCAAGTCcacagggggaggagagagcgagtCGGATCTTCTCTCCCAGACCTCGTTCCATCTCCCGCCAACCGCCCCGCCCACCGACAACGGCGCCACGCAGCCAATCCGCACGCCGGGCCGGAACAAGAAGCAGAAGGGTAACCGGAGATGA
- the LOC115191963 gene encoding ribosomal protein S6 kinase beta-2 isoform X2 has protein sequence MAGVFDIDLESEDLSDAEDDVCDFTLAETDPVQTEEIELTSAIVNRDSERIGPDSFELLSVLGKGGYGKVFQVRKVQGAQTGKIFAMKVLKKAKIVCNAKDTAHTRAEREILETVRHPFIVDLLYAFQTGGKLYLILECLSGGELFMQLEKEGIFMEDTACFYLGEIVLALGHLHSNGIIYRDLKPENIMLNHQGHIKLTDFGLCKESIHDGAVTHTFCGTIEYMAPEILTRTGHNRAVDWWSLGALMYDMMTGSPPFTAENRKKTIDKILKCKLHLPPYLTLDARDMIKKLLKKSPLQRLGSSAADCKDIQKHPFFRHINWDDLLNKRCEPPYKPCLQSDEDVSQFDTRFTKQTPVDSPDDSTISHQHEHAFAGFTYVAPSVLESLKEGFSFEPRTRPVRRHNSSPRTPISPLKFSLPGSFAKSTGGGESESDLLSQTSFHLPPTAPPTDNGATQPIRTPGRNKKQKGNRR, from the exons ATGGCTGGTGTTTTCGATATTGACCTGGAGTCAGAAGACCTTAGCGATGCCGAG GATGACGTTTGTGACTTCACCTTAGCAGAGACAGACCC TGTTCAGACAGAAGAGATAGAGCTGACCAGTGCCATTGTcaacagagacagtgagaggatCGGACCAGACAGCTTTGAGCTGCTAAGTGTGCTGGGCAAGGGGGGCTatggcaag GTTTTCCAGGTACGGAAAGTGCAGGGTGCACAGACAGGGAAGATATTCGCCATGAAGGTTCTAAAGAAG GCGAAGATCGTGTGTAACGCCAAGGACACAGCCCACACGCGTGCAGAGCGGGAGATTCTGGAGACGGTGCGGCACCCCTTCATCGTGGACCTGCTGTACGCCTTCCAGACTGGGGGTAAACTCTACCTCATCCTGGAATGTCTCAGTG GTGGAGAACTGTTCATGCAGCTGGAGAAAGAAGGAATCTTCATGGAGGACACAGCCTG TTTTTATCTGGGAGAGATTGTGCTTGCTTTGGGACACCTCCACTCAAATGGAATCATCTACCGAGACCTCAAACCAGAGAATATCATGCTGAACCACcaag GACACATCAAGCTGACTGACTTTGGCCTGTGTAAGGAGTCTATTCACGATGGAGCGGTCACGCACACCTTCTGTGGGACCATAGAGTACAT ggCTCCAGAGATTCTGACGCGTACAGGACACAACCGGGCGGTGGACTGGTGGAGTCTTGGAGCCCTGATGTATGACATGATGACGGGCtcg CCTCCGTTCACTGCTGAGAACAGGAAGAAGACCATTGATAAGATCTTGAAGTGTAAACTCCACCTACCGCCCTACCTCACACTGGACGCCCGAGATATGATCAAAAAG cTGCTGAAGAAGAGTCCTCTTCAGCGGCTAGGCTCTAGTGCGGCAGACTGTAAAGACATACAG AAGCATCCCTTCTTCAGACACATCAACTGGGACGACCTGCTAAATAAGAGGTGTGAGCCGCCCTACAAGCCATGCCTG CAGTCGGATGAGGACGTGAGTCAGTTTGACACGAGGTTCACCAAGCAGACTCCGGTGGACAGTCCCGACGACTCCACAATCAGCCACCAGCACGAACACGCCTTCGCT GGTTTTACCTATGTGGCTCCCTCTGTGTTGGAGAGTCTGAAGGAGGGCTTCTCCTTTGAGCCACGGACACGTCCTGTACGCAGACACAACAGCAGTCCACGCACCCCCatcag tcctctCAAGTTCTCTCTCCCCGGGTCATTTGCCAAGTCcacagggggaggagagagcgagtCGGATCTTCTCTCCCAGACCTCGTTCCATCTCCCGCCAACCGCCCCGCCCACCGACAACGGCGCCACGCAGCCAATCCGCACGCCGGGCCGGAACAAGAAGCAGAAGGGTAACCGGAGATGA